One window of Novosphingobium sp. 9U genomic DNA carries:
- a CDS encoding heme lyase CcmF/NrfE family subunit, with translation MTAELGLAALWLAAALAMLQLVAGALALTTRGSALGGVVRPVAVVQGLLALVAFVALIRVFAVTDLSVKLVALNSHSMKPLVFKIAGAWGNHEGSMLLWVTVMGLAGGFVALVERRLPEPTMLATLAGQAFVSLGFYAFLLIASNPFERLDPAPAEGNGLNPLLQDLGLAFHPPTLYLGYVGLSIAFSFAIGALVTREVGPAFARAMRPWVLAAWIFLTLGITAGSYWAYYELGWGGWWFWDPVENASLMPWLAATALLHSAGVLAARNALRAWTVMLGVVAFSMSMVGTFLVRSGILTSVHAFAVDPTRGSFILALLAINIGGALTLFGLRASTVTEGERFAVVSREGALVINNVLLSAILGIVLFGTLYPLVAEAMGAKVSVGPPYFNPMSALFFVPMLVVLAVGPLLRWRRDSLARFGKRLLIPAMVTGFAAVAALVFGGIGLLPFLGLVLGLGLAVASVLPLRDRNLRRTPLPIWGMVLAHFGVAVALLGMASESAWSVERLVAVRAGESTSVGPWSVRLADVEPVAGPNWTALEGKLEVRYRGGAEQVLRPQARSFWTPPQQTSESALLTRWNGQLYAVLGEEASGERWQVRLWWKPFVTLIWFGGVLIALGGVLAVIGHVLSDLRRIVARGKIAYRRERQGR, from the coding sequence ATGACCGCTGAACTCGGCCTTGCCGCACTCTGGCTCGCCGCCGCGCTGGCTATGCTGCAACTCGTGGCCGGCGCGCTGGCGCTTACGACGCGGGGCAGTGCGCTGGGCGGAGTGGTGCGTCCGGTCGCGGTGGTGCAGGGGCTGCTGGCGCTGGTCGCCTTCGTGGCGCTGATCCGCGTGTTCGCGGTGACTGACTTGTCGGTAAAGCTGGTGGCGCTGAATTCGCATTCGATGAAGCCGCTGGTGTTCAAGATCGCGGGAGCCTGGGGCAATCACGAGGGCTCGATGCTCTTGTGGGTGACCGTCATGGGTCTAGCTGGCGGGTTCGTCGCGCTGGTCGAGCGGCGCTTGCCCGAGCCGACGATGCTCGCGACCTTGGCCGGGCAGGCTTTCGTCAGCCTCGGCTTCTACGCATTCCTGCTGATCGCCTCCAATCCGTTCGAGCGGCTCGATCCTGCGCCGGCGGAAGGCAACGGCCTCAACCCCCTGCTGCAGGACCTTGGCCTCGCATTCCATCCGCCCACTTTGTACCTCGGCTATGTCGGCCTCTCGATCGCCTTCAGCTTCGCGATCGGCGCGCTGGTGACGCGAGAAGTGGGGCCGGCGTTTGCCCGGGCGATGCGGCCGTGGGTTCTGGCAGCCTGGATCTTCCTGACGCTGGGCATCACGGCGGGCTCATACTGGGCCTACTACGAGCTGGGCTGGGGCGGCTGGTGGTTCTGGGACCCGGTCGAGAACGCCTCGCTCATGCCCTGGCTCGCGGCGACGGCGCTGCTGCATTCCGCCGGCGTCCTGGCGGCGCGCAATGCCCTGCGCGCCTGGACGGTGATGCTGGGGGTCGTGGCGTTCTCGATGTCGATGGTCGGCACGTTCCTGGTCCGCTCGGGCATCCTGACGAGCGTGCACGCCTTCGCCGTCGATCCCACGCGCGGATCGTTCATCCTCGCATTGCTGGCGATCAACATCGGCGGCGCGCTGACGCTGTTCGGACTGAGGGCGAGCACCGTGACCGAGGGCGAGCGTTTCGCCGTGGTCAGCCGCGAGGGCGCGCTGGTCATCAACAATGTCCTGCTCTCGGCCATTCTGGGCATCGTTCTGTTCGGCACGCTCTACCCCCTCGTAGCCGAGGCGATGGGCGCGAAGGTCTCGGTCGGGCCGCCGTACTTCAACCCGATGAGCGCGCTGTTCTTCGTGCCGATGCTGGTGGTGCTCGCAGTGGGACCGCTGCTGCGCTGGCGGCGGGACAGTCTCGCGCGGTTCGGCAAGCGGCTGCTGATCCCGGCCATGGTGACCGGCTTTGCTGCGGTTGCGGCGCTGGTATTCGGCGGCATCGGGCTGCTGCCGTTCCTTGGGCTCGTGCTTGGTCTCGGGCTCGCCGTCGCGAGTGTCCTGCCCTTGCGCGACCGCAACTTGCGCCGCACGCCGCTGCCGATCTGGGGCATGGTGCTGGCGCACTTCGGTGTCGCCGTCGCCCTGCTCGGCATGGCGAGCGAGAGCGCCTGGTCGGTCGAGCGGCTGGTGGCCGTGCGAGCGGGCGAGAGCACCAGCGTCGGTCCTTGGAGCGTGCGCCTGGCCGACGTCGAGCCGGTCGCCGGCCCCAACTGGACAGCGCTCGAAGGCAAGCTCGAGGTCCGCTATCGTGGCGGTGCCGAGCAGGTCCTGCGTCCGCAAGCGCGCAGCTTCTGGACGCCGCCACAGCAGACCAGCGAATCGGCATTGCTCACCCGTTGGAACGGGCAGCTCTATGCCGTCCTGGGCGAGGAAGCCTCGGGTGAGCGCTGGCAGGTGCGGCTATGGTGGAAGCCGTTCGTCACGCTGATCTGGTTTGGCGGCGTGCTGATCGCGCTTGGCGGCGTGCTCGCGGTGATCGGGCATGTCCTGAGTGACTTGCGGCGCATCGTCGCGCGCGGGAAGATCGCCTACCGCCGCGAAAGGCAGGGGCGATGA
- a CDS encoding tetratricopeptide repeat protein, translating to MTWIIALVLALAAFLMAAFVLRAPRRGWEAIGAALLLGVAGYALQASPVPAAPKAARERVTGDPAALVKARARVTNSGIPPTDRWVVVADALARNGQFADAAEMLRAATDEDPKNGEAWLAMGNALVAHADGQLTPASLTAYRRAAKAAPGHPGPPYFLGLALAQSGRFAEARELWSRLLKDTPADAPWHDDLQDKLRRLDMLMAAQQSGGARR from the coding sequence ATGACCTGGATCATCGCCCTTGTGCTGGCGCTGGCTGCGTTCTTGATGGCCGCGTTTGTGTTGCGCGCACCGCGCCGGGGGTGGGAGGCGATCGGCGCCGCGCTGTTGCTGGGCGTGGCGGGCTATGCGCTCCAGGCGAGCCCCGTGCCGGCGGCCCCCAAGGCTGCGCGCGAACGCGTGACCGGCGATCCGGCCGCCCTGGTCAAGGCGCGCGCGCGCGTCACCAACAGCGGCATTCCGCCAACGGATCGCTGGGTCGTTGTCGCCGACGCACTCGCGCGCAACGGGCAGTTCGCCGATGCCGCCGAGATGCTGCGGGCCGCCACGGACGAGGATCCGAAGAATGGCGAGGCCTGGCTGGCGATGGGCAACGCGCTGGTGGCGCATGCCGATGGCCAACTCACCCCGGCCTCGCTGACGGCCTATCGGCGCGCCGCCAAGGCCGCTCCAGGTCACCCTGGTCCGCCGTACTTCCTGGGCCTCGCGCTGGCGCAATCGGGTCGCTTTGCCGAGGCGCGTGAACTTTGGAGCCGCTTGCTCAAGGACACTCCTGCTGACGCGCCTTGGCATGACGACCTGCAGGACAAGCTGCGTCGCCTCGACATGTTGATGGCAGCGCAACAAAGCGGTGGGGCGCGGCGTTGA
- a CDS encoding cytochrome c-type biogenesis protein: MLALATCPVAAQELESTAPYAYRQLDDTAKEAQAQALMQTLRCLQCQGQSIADSDAPIAGSMRSLVRERIAAGEEPEAIRAWLIERYGDYVSYAPRVTSLTWPLFALPLVLVALAAFLLRHRFRRSERP; the protein is encoded by the coding sequence ATGCTCGCGCTAGCCACCTGTCCGGTCGCCGCTCAGGAGTTGGAGTCGACTGCCCCCTACGCCTACCGGCAACTGGACGACACGGCCAAGGAAGCGCAGGCTCAGGCGCTGATGCAGACGTTGCGTTGCCTGCAATGCCAGGGTCAGTCCATCGCCGACTCCGACGCGCCGATCGCGGGCTCGATGCGCTCGCTGGTGCGTGAGCGGATTGCCGCCGGCGAAGAACCCGAGGCGATCCGCGCGTGGCTGATCGAGCGCTATGGCGACTACGTCAGCTATGCGCCGCGCGTGACAAGTCTGACCTGGCCTCTGTTCGCATTGCCACTGGTGCTGGTCGCGCTCGCCGCTTTCCTGCTGCGACACCGCTTCCGGCGGAGCGAGCGTCCATGA
- a CDS encoding Glu/Leu/Phe/Val dehydrogenase, with protein sequence MTAFWTQADFDAHEGVHFFHDATSGLTAIIALHSTHLGPGAGGTRFWHYAQPEDALRDALRLSRGMSYKNAMAGLPMGGGKAVILAGPDRRKSPELLAAFGDAIQSLGGRYITAEDVGMGEADMVAISSRTPFVTGLPAADSTAAGGDPGPFTAKGVYLGIKAAVLQKLGRDSVEGVHVAVQGTGSVGGGAARLLAQAGAKLTLADVEATRSAALAAELGAETVAADAIMDVACDVFSPNALGAILDDEGIARLQAPIVAGGANNQLARAEHGAKLAERGILYTPDYVINGGGIIAVTLEYLARRDGHACDVAQVHEAVEAIPARLHAIWDEAASSGRTPDVVADAMAQRLIGR encoded by the coding sequence GTGACGGCATTTTGGACGCAAGCCGACTTCGATGCGCACGAAGGCGTGCACTTTTTCCATGACGCCACCAGCGGCTTGACCGCGATCATCGCTCTGCATTCGACGCATCTCGGCCCTGGCGCCGGCGGCACGCGGTTCTGGCACTATGCCCAGCCGGAAGACGCGCTTCGCGATGCGCTGCGGCTCTCGCGCGGCATGAGCTACAAGAACGCCATGGCCGGACTGCCGATGGGCGGAGGCAAGGCAGTGATCCTGGCAGGACCCGATCGTCGCAAGTCACCCGAATTGCTCGCAGCCTTCGGCGATGCGATCCAGTCGCTCGGCGGCCGCTACATCACGGCCGAGGATGTCGGCATGGGCGAGGCGGACATGGTGGCGATCTCGAGCCGTACGCCGTTCGTGACCGGCTTGCCGGCAGCCGACAGCACCGCGGCCGGCGGCGATCCCGGTCCGTTCACGGCCAAGGGCGTCTACCTCGGAATCAAGGCGGCCGTTCTCCAGAAGCTGGGTCGCGACTCGGTCGAGGGCGTGCACGTCGCCGTCCAGGGCACCGGCAGTGTCGGTGGCGGCGCGGCGCGCCTGCTGGCGCAAGCCGGCGCCAAGCTGACGCTGGCCGATGTCGAGGCCACGCGCTCTGCTGCTCTGGCAGCTGAGCTTGGCGCCGAGACGGTCGCAGCGGACGCGATCATGGACGTGGCATGCGACGTCTTCAGCCCCAATGCGCTCGGCGCCATCCTGGATGATGAGGGCATTGCCCGGCTGCAGGCACCGATCGTGGCGGGAGGGGCGAACAACCAGCTCGCCCGGGCCGAGCACGGCGCCAAGCTGGCGGAGCGTGGCATCCTTTACACGCCCGATTACGTCATCAACGGCGGCGGCATCATCGCGGTCACGCTGGAGTATCTCGCGCGTCGAGACGGGCACGCGTGCGACGTCGCGCAGGTGCATGAGGCGGTTGAGGCTATCCCCGCGCGGCTGCACGCGATCTGGGACGAGGCTGCGAGCAGCGGCCGCACGCCGGACGTGGTGGCGGATGCGATGGCGCAGCGTCTGATCGGTCGCTGA
- a CDS encoding potassium transporter Kup: MDDASRGSAGAGSRPEGAQAGTSIVDPLPGTGEALVQGSHGHGGSLGKLAIGAIGVVFGDIGTSPIYAFRETFVGPHPLAIDELHILGVVSLIFWSMTLVVSVQYVGILMRADNKGQGGSLALVALISGKLRNTRASGLVVLLGVFATALFYGDSMITPAVSVLSAVEGLTVVEARLTPLVLPIALVLLIALFLIQKSGTAKVGALFAPVMIVYFLVLAVLGVYHLVQLPHVLLALNPWYAVQFFLTDKLLAFLALGSVVLAVTGSEALYSDMGHFGRGPMRISWFGFVMPCLLLNYFGQAAMILGLDDAGAAEAMRNPFFNLAPETLRLPLVILATCATFIASQAVISGAFSITHQAMQLGFIPRLSTRHTSEHEVGQIYIPFVNFALMWGVIVLVLIFQNSSNLASAYGIAVTGAMLIDTCLMTVLFVVLWRWPLWATIPVALLFFIVDGTYFAANAAKITDGGWFPLLIGFIAFTLLTTWNKGRMLMRQRMTEAALPLNVFAKSAHGSAARVPGTAIFMASTNVGVPSALLHNIKHNKVLHERVVVLTVEVQDVPWVEPTERFSVQALGEGFYRLTLRYGFMEETDIPAALAHTEICGGRFEMMKTSFFLSRQTLLPSAKPGMAIWREKLFAWMMRNAASAMEFFRLPTNRVVELGSQLEI, encoded by the coding sequence ATGGATGATGCATCGCGGGGTTCCGCCGGAGCTGGTTCGCGCCCGGAAGGGGCGCAAGCTGGCACCAGCATCGTGGATCCGCTTCCAGGTACGGGTGAGGCGCTGGTTCAGGGCTCCCACGGCCACGGCGGCAGCCTGGGCAAGCTGGCGATCGGCGCGATCGGTGTGGTCTTCGGTGATATCGGTACCAGCCCAATCTACGCCTTCCGGGAAACTTTCGTCGGACCCCATCCGCTCGCCATCGACGAGCTGCATATCCTGGGCGTCGTCAGCCTGATCTTCTGGTCGATGACGCTGGTCGTCTCGGTCCAATACGTCGGCATCCTGATGCGCGCCGACAACAAGGGGCAGGGCGGCAGCCTCGCTCTCGTCGCGCTGATCTCGGGCAAGCTGCGCAACACCCGTGCCTCCGGGCTTGTGGTCCTGCTGGGCGTGTTCGCAACCGCGCTGTTCTATGGCGACAGCATGATCACGCCTGCCGTCTCGGTGCTTTCCGCTGTCGAGGGCCTGACGGTGGTGGAAGCGCGACTGACGCCGCTGGTCTTGCCGATCGCGCTGGTGCTGCTGATTGCGCTGTTCCTGATCCAGAAAAGCGGCACCGCCAAGGTCGGCGCGCTGTTCGCGCCGGTCATGATCGTCTACTTCCTCGTGCTGGCGGTGCTGGGCGTCTACCACCTGGTGCAGCTGCCGCACGTGCTCCTGGCGCTGAACCCGTGGTATGCGGTGCAATTCTTCCTCACCGACAAGCTGCTGGCGTTCCTGGCGCTCGGCTCCGTGGTGCTGGCGGTGACCGGCTCGGAAGCACTCTACTCCGACATGGGCCACTTCGGCCGGGGGCCGATGCGCATCTCATGGTTCGGCTTCGTCATGCCTTGCCTGCTGCTCAACTACTTCGGGCAGGCGGCGATGATCCTGGGCCTCGACGATGCCGGCGCGGCCGAGGCCATGCGCAATCCGTTCTTCAACCTGGCCCCTGAGACGCTGCGCCTGCCGCTGGTGATCCTGGCGACTTGCGCCACCTTCATCGCCAGCCAGGCGGTGATCTCTGGCGCGTTCTCGATCACGCATCAGGCGATGCAGCTGGGCTTCATCCCGCGCCTCTCGACCCGCCACACCAGCGAGCACGAGGTCGGGCAGATCTACATCCCCTTCGTCAATTTCGCCTTGATGTGGGGCGTGATCGTGCTGGTGTTGATCTTCCAGAACTCGTCAAACCTCGCTTCGGCGTACGGTATCGCGGTGACCGGTGCGATGCTGATCGACACGTGCTTGATGACCGTGCTGTTCGTGGTGCTGTGGCGCTGGCCGCTGTGGGCAACGATCCCGGTGGCGCTGCTGTTCTTCATCGTCGACGGGACCTACTTCGCCGCGAACGCCGCCAAGATCACCGATGGCGGCTGGTTCCCGTTGCTGATCGGCTTCATCGCCTTCACCCTGCTGACGACCTGGAACAAGGGCCGCATGCTGATGCGCCAGCGCATGACCGAGGCGGCGCTGCCGCTCAACGTCTTCGCCAAGAGCGCGCATGGCAGCGCCGCGCGGGTGCCGGGCACCGCGATCTTCATGGCCTCAACCAACGTCGGCGTCCCCTCCGCGCTGCTGCACAACATCAAGCACAACAAGGTGCTGCACGAGCGGGTGGTGGTGCTGACGGTCGAAGTGCAGGACGTGCCCTGGGTCGAGCCGACCGAGCGGTTCTCGGTACAGGCCTTGGGTGAGGGCTTTTACCGGCTGACCTTGCGATATGGCTTCATGGAAGAAACCGACATCCCCGCCGCGCTCGCTCATACCGAAATCTGCGGCGGCCGGTTCGAGATGATGAAGACGAGCTTCTTCCTCTCACGCCAGACGCTGCTGCCATCGGCCAAGCCGGGAATGGCGATCTGGCGCGAAAAGCTGTTTGCGTGGATGATGCGCAACGCGGCGAGTGCGATGGAGTTCTTCCGCCTGCCGACGAACCGCGTGGTCGAACTGGGCAGCCAGCTGGAAATCTAG
- the ccmE gene encoding cytochrome c maturation protein CcmE produces the protein MAMVKAKHQRLVLLVVALVVVLSAGILAAWALKSQASYFYVPSDIVAVPPVATRTVRLGGMVEKGSLKTAPDGVTIHFVVGDGKARVPVEFAGIVPSLFVEGSGVVAEGRMRPDGVFDADNLLAKHDENYVPREMQQMTKDQAKKVVAETQ, from the coding sequence ATGGCTATGGTTAAAGCCAAGCACCAGCGGCTCGTGCTGCTCGTCGTCGCGCTGGTCGTCGTGCTGTCGGCCGGCATTCTCGCCGCTTGGGCGCTCAAGAGCCAGGCAAGCTATTTCTACGTGCCCAGTGACATCGTCGCGGTGCCCCCGGTCGCCACGCGCACGGTGCGCCTGGGCGGCATGGTGGAGAAGGGCTCGCTCAAGACCGCGCCAGATGGCGTCACCATCCACTTCGTCGTCGGCGACGGCAAGGCACGCGTGCCCGTCGAGTTCGCCGGGATCGTGCCGTCGCTGTTCGTCGAGGGCTCGGGCGTGGTAGCGGAAGGGCGCATGCGACCCGATGGCGTGTTCGATGCCGACAACCTGCTGGCCAAGCACGACGAGAACTACGTGCCGCGTGAGATGCAGCAGATGACCAAGGATCAGGCCAAGAAGGTAGTGGCCGAGACGCAATGA
- the ccmC gene encoding heme ABC transporter permease CcmC, with protein sequence MHGFANPARFLRLARWLTPLCLGLGLAVTTAALAYGLLRAPADRLMGDTVRILFLHVPAAWLGMAGWMTIAGASVTELVWRHPLAAIAARAAAVPGAVFTAICLITGSIWGRPTWGTWWVWDGRLTSMLVLLFLYFGYIALSDVARRDGGNGRVAAIFGIVGAINVPIINRSVVWWNSLHQPPSITMGKSAIDAAFLWPLLAAAIGFSLIFAGVVLARMRAILADAQAEARLRRKAMVSDPFEAFA encoded by the coding sequence ATGCATGGCTTCGCCAATCCGGCCCGTTTCCTGCGACTCGCGCGCTGGTTGACGCCGCTCTGCCTGGGGCTTGGGCTGGCGGTGACGACGGCTGCCCTGGCTTACGGTCTGCTGCGCGCGCCGGCCGATCGGCTGATGGGCGATACGGTGCGGATCCTGTTCCTGCATGTGCCCGCCGCCTGGCTCGGCATGGCCGGTTGGATGACCATCGCCGGGGCCAGTGTGACCGAACTGGTGTGGCGCCATCCGCTTGCCGCCATCGCCGCGCGTGCGGCTGCTGTTCCCGGCGCTGTCTTCACCGCGATTTGCCTGATCACAGGATCGATCTGGGGGCGGCCGACCTGGGGCACCTGGTGGGTGTGGGACGGACGCCTGACCTCCATGCTGGTGCTGCTGTTCCTGTACTTCGGCTACATTGCGCTGTCGGACGTCGCGCGGCGTGACGGCGGCAATGGGCGGGTCGCCGCGATCTTCGGGATCGTGGGCGCCATCAACGTGCCCATCATCAACCGCTCGGTCGTGTGGTGGAATTCGCTGCACCAGCCACCCAGCATCACCATGGGCAAGTCGGCGATAGACGCTGCGTTCCTGTGGCCGCTCCTGGCCGCAGCGATCGGCTTCAGCCTGATCTTCGCGGGCGTGGTCCTTGCACGCATGCGCGCGATACTGGCGGACGCGCAAGCCGAGGCGCGGCTGCGGCGCAAAGCGATGGTATCCGACCCCTTCGAGGCGTTTGCGTGA
- a CDS encoding DsbE family thiol:disulfide interchange protein, whose amino-acid sequence MSASSRPRSWTIWLPLALFVAFVALVAIGLLRPADRNVASTLIDRPLPAFSLPGSLPGTPGLRSAEFSDGKPRLLNIFASWCVPCRVEAPQLAELKRAGATIDGISVRDRPEAIQAFLAEQGNPFTRIGADDSGSVQLSLGSSGVPETYVIDGRGRIRYQHIGEIRPEHVAMLLDKLKAAQ is encoded by the coding sequence ATGAGCGCGTCATCACGGCCTCGCAGCTGGACGATCTGGTTGCCGCTCGCATTGTTCGTGGCGTTCGTGGCGCTCGTGGCGATCGGGCTGCTGCGACCTGCAGATCGGAACGTTGCCAGCACGTTGATCGACCGACCGTTGCCCGCCTTCAGCTTGCCCGGATCGCTGCCCGGCACTCCCGGGCTGCGCAGCGCCGAGTTCAGCGACGGCAAGCCAAGGCTGCTCAACATCTTTGCCAGTTGGTGCGTTCCCTGCCGGGTCGAGGCGCCGCAGCTTGCCGAACTGAAGCGCGCCGGGGCGACTATCGACGGGATCTCGGTCCGCGACCGACCCGAGGCGATCCAGGCTTTCCTGGCCGAGCAGGGCAATCCGTTCACTCGCATCGGCGCGGATGATTCCGGCAGCGTGCAATTGTCGCTCGGTTCTTCCGGGGTGCCTGAGACCTACGTGATCGATGGCCGCGGCCGCATCCGCTACCAGCACATCGGCGAGATCCGGCCCGAGCATGTCGCCATGCTGCTCGACAAGCTGAAGGCAGCGCAGTGA